In the genome of Acidobacteriota bacterium, one region contains:
- a CDS encoding ribosome maturation factor RimP translates to MHATVQLGALEQLAGGVAAAAGLELVQVEVKGQGAGRLLRVYVDQPAGVGLAECERVSRALSEALDVREASGEELLSGPYTLEVSSPGLERPLVKRSDFERFAGQRVHVRMKEAWNGCRNFTGTLEASSEAGVRMQPEAPGAEAVSIAWDNVAQARLAPKWPEPQAKPRH, encoded by the coding sequence ATGCATGCAACGGTCCAACTCGGGGCACTGGAACAACTCGCGGGCGGCGTGGCCGCCGCGGCAGGGCTCGAACTTGTGCAAGTGGAAGTGAAGGGCCAGGGGGCGGGCCGGCTCCTGCGGGTCTATGTCGATCAGCCTGCAGGCGTGGGACTGGCGGAGTGTGAACGCGTCAGCCGGGCGCTCAGCGAAGCTTTGGATGTGCGCGAGGCGAGTGGGGAGGAATTACTGTCCGGTCCTTATACGCTGGAAGTCTCCTCACCTGGTCTGGAACGCCCTTTGGTGAAACGCTCCGATTTTGAACGTTTTGCCGGCCAACGCGTGCACGTGCGGATGAAGGAAGCCTGGAACGGCTGCCGGAACTTCACCGGAACCCTGGAGGCAAGCAGTGAAGCCGGGGTGAGGATGCAACCGGAGGCGCCCGGCGCCGAGGCGGTATCCATCGCCTGGGATAACGTAGCCCAGGCCCGGCTGGCGCCTAAGTGGCCGGAGCCACAGGCAAAACCGCGGCACTGA
- a CDS encoding DUF503 domain-containing protein produces MPVGVLQLEILLPEAASLKDRRQVVQSLKAQLRHRFNVSVAEMDETHDLWQRATIGIAAIGPDGNYLLGLLQQAGAAAETILAGQRVTWSAAELIA; encoded by the coding sequence GTGCCCGTCGGCGTGCTCCAACTCGAAATTCTGCTGCCCGAAGCCGCTTCTCTCAAGGACCGGCGCCAGGTGGTGCAAAGCCTCAAAGCCCAACTGCGGCATAGGTTCAACGTGTCCGTAGCCGAGATGGATGAGACGCACGACCTGTGGCAGCGCGCGACTATTGGTATTGCCGCTATCGGACCTGACGGAAATTACCTGCTGGGTCTGCTGCAACAAGCAGGCGCCGCGGCAGAAACCATTCTGGCCGGCCAGCGGGTCACCTGGAGCGCCGCGGAACTGATCGCGTAA
- a CDS encoding deoxyguanosinetriphosphate triphosphohydrolase produces the protein MDLSPSAAPPAACGLWQSRGRRYHEPPHPYRSAFQRDRDRVIHARAFRRLENKTQVFSRRFSDHFRTRLTHTLEVAQISRTVARAVGLNSDLVESLALAHDLGHPPFGHAGEHALDELMHPFGQGFDHNLQALRIVEQFELRYAAFPGLNLTFEVREGLVKHSHDYAAASHPELSEYQLDCRPTLEAQLIDLTDEIAYSGADLDDGFEAKLLTLEQMEAVPILARLLAAARAQLGAQPPKLLFNEMLRHLVDVLATDLIENLRRVLPGFDSVEAVRRHPVRLAAFSAAVEPDRQALKSFLYANLYHHPLLRAENRRAERIVREAFALYLDAPAHLPLLYRTRMETEKPERVICDYIAGMTDNFITQNLRARTATTED, from the coding sequence ATGGACCTTTCGCCGTCTGCTGCGCCGCCGGCTGCCTGCGGCCTCTGGCAATCGCGCGGCCGGCGCTACCACGAACCACCGCATCCTTACCGCAGCGCCTTTCAGCGCGACCGCGACCGGGTCATCCACGCGCGCGCGTTTCGCCGCTTGGAGAACAAGACCCAGGTCTTTTCCCGGCGTTTTTCCGATCATTTCCGCACGCGGCTGACACACACGCTCGAGGTCGCTCAGATTTCGCGCACCGTCGCCCGCGCGGTGGGTCTCAACAGCGATCTGGTGGAAAGCCTGGCGCTCGCTCATGATCTCGGCCATCCTCCCTTCGGCCATGCGGGCGAGCACGCTCTGGACGAGTTGATGCATCCGTTTGGCCAGGGATTCGACCACAATCTGCAGGCTTTGCGCATCGTGGAACAGTTCGAGTTGCGCTACGCCGCGTTTCCGGGTCTGAATCTCACCTTTGAAGTCCGCGAAGGCTTGGTGAAGCACTCCCACGACTACGCGGCAGCCTCCCACCCCGAGCTGTCCGAATATCAACTCGATTGCCGTCCGACGCTCGAGGCACAGCTCATCGATCTCACCGACGAAATCGCCTACAGCGGCGCCGATCTGGACGATGGCTTCGAGGCTAAATTGCTCACACTGGAGCAAATGGAAGCTGTGCCCATTCTGGCGCGCTTGCTGGCTGCGGCGCGCGCGCAGCTGGGCGCACAGCCGCCAAAACTCCTCTTTAATGAGATGCTGCGTCACCTCGTGGACGTGCTCGCGACCGATTTGATCGAAAATCTGCGCCGTGTCCTTCCAGGATTCGATTCGGTCGAAGCCGTGCGGCGGCATCCGGTACGTCTGGCGGCTTTTTCAGCCGCGGTAGAGCCGGATCGTCAGGCGCTGAAATCGTTCCTGTACGCCAACCTGTACCACCACCCGCTCCTGCGCGCGGAAAACCGGCGTGCCGAACGGATCGTGCGCGAGGCATTTGCTTTGTATCTCGACGCTCCGGCCCATCTTCCGCTGTTGTACCGGACAAGAATGGAGACCGAAAAGCCCGAGCGCGTGATCTGCGACTATATTGCGGGCATGACTGACAATTTCATTACCCAGAACCTGCGCGCTCGCACGGCCACAACCGAAGATTGA
- the rbfA gene encoding 30S ribosome-binding factor RbfA, whose amino-acid sequence MPHRPERLAEMIRDELTELIEGELADPRIGLATVSEVKLEPPMRLARIYFAVSGNEEEQVRTMEGLLAARGFLRVELGHRLQLRRVPELRFELDRSKEHTQRLDQLLQRARKHYTAMDRRKEN is encoded by the coding sequence ATGCCTCACCGTCCTGAACGTTTGGCCGAAATGATTCGTGACGAGCTCACCGAGCTGATCGAGGGCGAGCTGGCCGATCCGCGCATCGGCCTGGCGACCGTAAGCGAAGTAAAACTAGAGCCGCCAATGCGCCTGGCCCGGATTTACTTTGCGGTCTCAGGCAACGAAGAGGAGCAGGTGCGCACTATGGAGGGGTTGCTGGCCGCACGGGGCTTCTTACGCGTGGAACTGGGCCACCGGTTGCAGTTGCGGCGCGTGCCCGAACTACGTTTCGAGCTGGATCGATCCAAAGAGCATACCCAGCGTCTCGACCAGCTTCTGCAGCGTGCCCGGAAACACTACACCGCAATGGACCGAAGAAAGGAAAATTGA
- a CDS encoding serine hydroxymethyltransferase, with product MQLPPTFHAPISTVDPDVAEAITAETRRQHDHLELIASENFVSEAVLEAAGSVFTNKYAEGYPGKRYYGGCENADRVEELARQRACALFGAEYANVQPHSGSQANQEAYAAVIQPGDTLMGLNLAHGGHLTHGHPLSFSGKTYKIAAYGVNRETETIDYDELARLAREARPRLIIGGGSAYPRLIDFARMRTIADEVGALYLVDMAHFAGLVAGGVHPSPVPHAQIVTTTTHKTLRGPRGGMILAKSVYAKEIDRSVFPGSQGGPLVHIIAAKAICLHEALQPEFRTYAQQVVTNAKALAAELQRQGFRIVSGGTDTHLMLVDVFSQGIRGKEAENALHAANITVNKNAIPFDQNPPLNPSGIRLGTPALTTRGMGEQEMRQIGQWIAQALHHHQEPQVLAEVQKQVLELADAFPLYPSRRDLVTAGR from the coding sequence ATGCAACTTCCGCCAACCTTTCACGCCCCCATCAGCACGGTCGATCCCGACGTGGCCGAGGCAATCACCGCCGAAACGCGCCGGCAGCACGATCACCTGGAGCTGATTGCGTCAGAAAATTTCGTCAGCGAAGCGGTGCTGGAGGCGGCCGGGTCGGTGTTTACCAACAAGTATGCCGAAGGCTATCCCGGCAAGCGTTACTACGGGGGTTGCGAGAACGCTGATCGCGTGGAGGAGCTGGCGCGGCAGCGGGCGTGTGCGCTCTTTGGCGCCGAGTATGCGAATGTCCAGCCACACTCGGGATCGCAGGCGAATCAGGAAGCCTATGCCGCCGTGATACAGCCGGGCGACACGCTGATGGGGCTGAATCTCGCCCACGGCGGCCACCTTACCCACGGCCATCCGCTGAGCTTTTCCGGCAAGACATATAAGATCGCAGCCTATGGCGTCAACCGCGAGACCGAAACGATCGACTATGATGAGCTGGCCAGGCTAGCGCGCGAAGCGCGGCCCAGGCTGATCATCGGCGGCGGTAGCGCCTACCCGCGCCTCATCGACTTTGCGCGCATGCGCACCATCGCCGATGAAGTGGGCGCCTTGTATCTGGTAGACATGGCGCACTTTGCCGGCCTCGTCGCCGGCGGGGTACACCCCAGTCCCGTGCCGCACGCGCAGATCGTAACCACAACCACGCACAAAACCCTGCGCGGCCCGCGCGGCGGCATGATCCTGGCGAAATCGGTCTACGCCAAAGAGATCGACCGCTCCGTGTTTCCCGGCTCGCAAGGCGGACCGTTAGTGCACATCATCGCCGCCAAAGCGATTTGCCTGCACGAGGCCCTGCAGCCAGAATTCCGCACCTACGCCCAGCAGGTCGTGACCAACGCCAAGGCGCTGGCGGCCGAGCTACAAAGGCAAGGCTTCCGCATCGTCTCCGGTGGCACGGACACCCATTTGATGCTGGTCGATGTCTTCAGCCAGGGCATCCGCGGCAAAGAAGCCGAAAATGCCCTGCATGCCGCCAATATCACCGTCAACAAAAACGCGATTCCCTTCGACCAAAACCCGCCGCTCAACCCCAGCGGTATCCGCCTGGGCACACCGGCGTTGACCACGCGCGGCATGGGCGAACAGGAGATGCGCCAGATTGGCCAATGGATCGCCCAAGCGCTGCATCATCATCAGGAACCGCAAGTGCTGGCCGAAGTCCAAAAGCAGGTTCTCGAACTCGCCGACGCCTTTCCGCTCTATCCCTCGCGCCGCGACCTGGTTACCGCAGGCCGTTAA
- a CDS encoding BON domain-containing protein, with amino-acid sequence MLAKDYRIPAVLGCLLLGLSLLAAQAPRQSQTQALDNSIESFLKNEFAKHKEMANIHATVDDRVVTLTGSVTDLRAKMQADQDARQVQSVNGVINKIEVSTVTVPDGQLEREIADRLVYDRISMGQTFNSLNLKVQNGMVTVSGSVIDYPSRDSAVDIIVATKGVKGVIDNINVEPVSPMDDSIRLAAARAIYGNPLFIRYRNNPAHPIRIVVKNGHLT; translated from the coding sequence ATGCTAGCAAAGGACTACCGGATACCGGCAGTGCTTGGGTGCCTATTGCTCGGCCTGAGCCTGCTTGCTGCGCAAGCGCCGCGTCAATCCCAGACGCAGGCGCTCGACAACTCCATCGAATCATTCCTCAAGAATGAGTTCGCCAAGCACAAGGAAATGGCCAATATCCATGCCACCGTGGATGACCGCGTCGTTACCTTGACCGGTTCGGTGACTGACCTGCGGGCCAAGATGCAGGCCGATCAGGATGCGCGCCAGGTGCAATCCGTGAATGGCGTCATCAATAAGATCGAGGTCAGCACGGTCACCGTGCCGGACGGGCAACTGGAGCGCGAAATCGCTGACCGCTTGGTCTACGACCGTATCAGCATGGGGCAAACCTTCAACTCGCTCAATCTGAAAGTACAAAACGGCATGGTGACCGTGAGCGGCAGTGTCATCGACTACCCATCGCGCGACTCGGCGGTCGACATCATCGTTGCCACCAAGGGAGTCAAGGGCGTTATTGACAATATCAACGTTGAGCCGGTTTCGCCCATGGACGACTCGATCCGCCTGGCGGCTGCCCGCGCCATCTACGGCAACCCGCTGTTCATCCGCTACCGCAACAATCCGGCGCACCCGATCCGCATCGTGGTCAAGAATGGTCACTTGAC
- the nusA gene encoding transcription termination/antitermination protein NusA yields the protein MASLLYQQVEQLSRDKGIDPAIVVSAVEDAYLAATRKQLKTQEELESVLDKDTGEISVYAVKTVAEQPADPVLEISLPDAQRIDPAVEVGGRVRIKKDTEGLGRIAAQMAKQIIFQKVREAERDTVYNEYIGRVGEVVNVTVKRSEGPDVIVELGHTEARLGKRDQSRLESFANGERIRAVIRGVEKAAKGPQVVVSRADPALVQKLFEAEVPEIYDGTVVIKGVAREAGERTKIAVSSRDKDVDCVGACVGMKGMRVQSIIRELRGEKIDIIEYNEDPVQFAANALSPAKISHVTILDAENHHLEVVVDDAQLSLAIGKKGQNVRLAAKLLGWKIDIKSEEEKRREVEEQMSALVGDGVVSETPLAQLPGLSERIIERLIETGITTIEQLGSKTPEQLQEIPGIGPKAIARIFVAVNQFFGVLETPGEANPEAQSAGSENEPELTATAPGELDATGQDLEAEQRRGVLDAPLADASELPARDGLEPAAESAPARGENAEAEEQPGELNAASEPEPSEARRPEPPEKTL from the coding sequence ATGGCGAGTTTACTGTACCAACAAGTCGAGCAATTGAGCCGGGACAAAGGCATTGACCCCGCCATCGTGGTGAGCGCGGTCGAGGACGCCTATCTGGCCGCTACGCGCAAGCAATTGAAGACACAGGAGGAACTGGAGTCGGTGCTGGACAAAGACACCGGCGAAATTTCCGTCTATGCCGTCAAGACGGTCGCGGAACAACCCGCCGATCCCGTCCTGGAGATTTCTCTTCCCGATGCCCAGCGCATCGATCCTGCGGTTGAAGTCGGCGGCCGCGTGCGCATCAAGAAAGACACCGAGGGCTTGGGGCGCATCGCCGCGCAGATGGCCAAGCAGATCATTTTCCAGAAAGTCCGCGAAGCCGAGCGCGACACCGTTTACAACGAGTACATCGGTCGGGTGGGCGAAGTCGTAAATGTGACGGTCAAGCGTTCCGAGGGCCCGGACGTCATCGTGGAGCTCGGACACACGGAGGCGCGCCTGGGGAAACGGGACCAGTCCCGGTTGGAATCCTTTGCCAACGGGGAGCGCATCCGGGCGGTGATCCGGGGCGTGGAAAAAGCCGCCAAGGGACCGCAGGTCGTCGTCTCCCGCGCTGACCCGGCGCTCGTCCAGAAGCTTTTCGAAGCGGAAGTACCTGAGATTTACGATGGGACGGTGGTGATCAAAGGTGTAGCCCGCGAAGCGGGCGAACGGACCAAGATCGCCGTCAGCTCGCGCGACAAGGACGTGGACTGCGTGGGCGCCTGCGTGGGGATGAAGGGCATGCGGGTGCAGAGCATCATCCGGGAGCTGCGCGGAGAAAAAATCGACATTATCGAGTACAACGAGGACCCGGTTCAGTTCGCCGCTAACGCCCTGAGTCCGGCCAAAATCAGCCATGTAACAATTCTCGATGCCGAAAACCACCACTTAGAAGTCGTGGTGGACGACGCACAACTTTCCCTGGCGATCGGCAAAAAGGGCCAGAACGTCCGGCTCGCCGCCAAACTCCTGGGCTGGAAGATTGACATCAAAAGCGAGGAGGAAAAGCGCCGGGAAGTGGAAGAGCAAATGTCGGCGCTGGTGGGAGATGGTGTGGTCTCGGAAACTCCATTGGCGCAACTGCCCGGCCTCAGTGAACGCATCATTGAGCGATTGATCGAAACCGGCATCACCACGATCGAACAGTTGGGAAGCAAGACTCCCGAACAGTTGCAGGAGATTCCCGGCATTGGACCCAAGGCCATTGCCAGGATTTTCGTGGCGGTCAATCAATTTTTCGGTGTACTGGAGACGCCCGGCGAAGCAAACCCGGAAGCGCAATCCGCCGGCAGCGAGAACGAGCCGGAGTTGACGGCTACCGCACCTGGCGAACTGGACGCCACCGGCCAGGATCTCGAAGCCGAGCAGCGGCGCGGTGTGCTCGATGCTCCGCTGGCCGATGCCAGCGAGCTGCCCGCGCGCGACGGTCTGGAACCGGCGGCGGAATCAGCGCCGGCGCGCGGCGAAAACGCCGAAGCGGAAGAACAACCCGGCGAACTGAACGCCGCCAGCGAGCCCGAGCCGAGCGAAGCGCGGCGGCCCGAGCCGCCGGAGAAAACCCTGTAG
- a CDS encoding translation initiation factor IF-2 translates to MDTTRINDLARELEVKSRVILDALTAIGFTEKKTHSSNIENDVADRVRRHLRGEDVAPVAAAPAAAKPAAKTKAQEPVAAEIPAVPEPAAQPPAKPEARAPGLRKAPAAASPATVTPAKPKLPIAPERPVYHVPVPAAPAPPVTAKPEPPPSRTPAAPEAPRRPPVFKPFVPAAGPSPAARATPQPAAPSPVRPTVRRPQLNISQTPNRPTGAGQIDMGARRVIVPIAPKRPIYTAPDRPVVRTTPGRPIVPAPGRPIYQRTPVGAPRPGVVPEGRRPMHPTRPAQGRGAPPRGAQHGHGRRERQKEGAQNFQPAARATAPVAAVTNITISEGLTVKDLSERLGLRAKDVIRKLLDRGLLVTVNQSLDTEIATQIAKDFGATAETVSFEQEALGAIEPVDAGAGEAAPSETLVSRAPVVTIMGHVDHGKTSLLDAIRQTSVASGEAGGITQHIGAYKVEVTDPNSPAFGRKVVFIDTPGHAAFTRMRAGGAKVTDIVVLVVAADDGVMPQTIEAIDHARAANVPIVVAVNKIDKPGAQPDRVKKQLGERGLLAEDWGGSTVTVSVSAKAKTNLNLLLEMILLVSDLQELKADPERPGQGVVLEAQLDRGRGPVARVLVQNGSLHTGDTLIAGAVMGRIRAMFDDRGRAIEEAGPSTPAEVLGLDGLPDAGENWLVVNDRNKARQIVMFREEKAREATLARSTRLNLEALSQQLARGDVKELNLIIKADVQGSEEVLVDAVNKLSTDKVKVRVIHSGVGAITESDVLLASASHAVVIGFNVRPERKAIELAEQENVDIRLHTIIYELTDEIQRAMHGLLEPTFKESTLGHAEVQQTFRIPKVGTVAGCLVKDGKLVRDGQVRVIRDGAVVYTGKLTSLRRFKEDAGEVRAGMECGASVGNFNDIKQGDVLEAFTIEKVAPLLS, encoded by the coding sequence ATGGACACAACCCGCATTAACGATCTCGCGCGTGAGCTGGAGGTGAAGTCGCGTGTCATTCTGGACGCGCTGACCGCCATCGGCTTTACCGAGAAAAAAACGCACTCCAGTAACATCGAAAACGATGTTGCCGATCGCGTGCGCCGTCACTTGCGCGGCGAAGATGTCGCGCCCGTGGCTGCCGCCCCCGCTGCTGCAAAGCCAGCCGCAAAAACCAAAGCGCAGGAACCAGTGGCGGCCGAAATTCCGGCCGTACCGGAGCCGGCTGCGCAGCCACCGGCCAAGCCCGAGGCACGCGCTCCCGGGCTGCGCAAAGCTCCTGCTGCCGCCTCTCCTGCAACAGTAACGCCGGCAAAACCCAAACTGCCGATCGCCCCCGAACGGCCCGTCTACCATGTGCCCGTCCCCGCCGCGCCAGCGCCGCCGGTGACCGCAAAACCAGAGCCGCCGCCGTCGCGCACGCCCGCTGCTCCCGAGGCACCCCGCCGGCCGCCGGTGTTCAAACCGTTTGTGCCGGCCGCGGGACCCTCTCCCGCCGCCAGGGCAACACCGCAACCGGCAGCGCCATCGCCTGTTCGACCAACTGTGCGCCGGCCCCAACTTAATATTTCTCAAACTCCCAATCGGCCCACCGGCGCCGGCCAGATCGACATGGGCGCGCGGCGCGTCATCGTCCCGATCGCACCCAAGCGGCCGATCTACACCGCTCCCGACCGCCCCGTTGTCCGAACCACTCCGGGGCGGCCCATCGTTCCCGCGCCTGGACGCCCCATCTATCAGCGCACGCCGGTGGGAGCGCCCCGGCCCGGGGTGGTGCCGGAAGGACGCCGTCCGATGCATCCCACCCGGCCGGCGCAGGGCCGGGGCGCGCCGCCACGAGGGGCGCAGCACGGCCATGGCCGGCGGGAGCGGCAAAAGGAAGGCGCTCAGAACTTCCAGCCCGCAGCGCGTGCTACGGCGCCGGTCGCCGCCGTCACCAACATCACCATCAGCGAAGGATTGACGGTCAAGGATCTTTCCGAGCGTCTCGGCCTGCGCGCCAAGGACGTCATTCGCAAGCTGCTGGATCGCGGCTTGCTGGTCACCGTGAACCAGTCTCTCGATACCGAAATCGCCACGCAAATCGCCAAGGATTTCGGCGCGACGGCAGAAACGGTCAGCTTCGAACAGGAAGCCCTGGGAGCGATCGAGCCGGTGGACGCTGGGGCAGGCGAAGCCGCGCCCTCGGAAACCCTAGTGAGCCGCGCGCCCGTGGTCACTATCATGGGCCACGTCGACCATGGCAAGACCTCGCTGCTCGACGCCATCCGGCAAACCAGCGTCGCCAGCGGCGAAGCCGGCGGCATCACCCAGCACATTGGCGCGTACAAGGTTGAGGTCACCGATCCCAACTCGCCGGCGTTTGGACGCAAGGTGGTTTTCATTGACACACCCGGCCACGCCGCCTTCACGCGCATGCGCGCCGGCGGCGCCAAGGTCACTGACATCGTGGTGCTCGTGGTGGCCGCCGACGACGGCGTCATGCCCCAGACCATTGAAGCCATCGACCATGCCCGCGCCGCCAATGTGCCCATCGTGGTCGCCGTCAACAAGATCGACAAGCCCGGAGCCCAGCCCGATCGCGTGAAAAAGCAATTGGGCGAACGCGGCTTACTGGCCGAGGATTGGGGCGGGAGCACGGTGACCGTGTCCGTCAGCGCCAAAGCAAAAACCAATCTGAACCTGCTGCTGGAAATGATTCTGCTAGTCAGCGACTTGCAGGAGCTCAAAGCCGATCCGGAACGCCCGGGACAGGGCGTGGTGCTCGAGGCGCAACTCGACCGTGGCCGTGGCCCTGTCGCCCGGGTGTTAGTGCAGAACGGCAGCTTGCATACCGGCGATACGCTCATCGCGGGCGCCGTTATGGGCCGAATCCGTGCCATGTTCGACGATCGCGGCCGCGCCATCGAGGAAGCTGGACCCTCCACCCCCGCCGAAGTCCTGGGCCTCGACGGCTTGCCCGATGCCGGCGAGAACTGGCTGGTGGTCAACGACCGCAACAAGGCGCGCCAAATTGTCATGTTCCGCGAGGAAAAGGCGCGCGAAGCGACTCTTGCCCGCTCCACGCGGCTGAATCTCGAAGCGTTGAGTCAACAGTTGGCGCGGGGCGATGTGAAGGAACTCAACCTGATCATCAAAGCCGACGTACAGGGATCCGAGGAGGTGCTGGTCGATGCCGTCAACAAGCTGTCCACCGACAAGGTGAAGGTCCGCGTGATTCACTCCGGCGTGGGCGCGATCACCGAATCGGATGTCCTGCTGGCGTCGGCCTCGCATGCCGTGGTGATTGGCTTCAACGTGCGGCCGGAGCGCAAGGCGATCGAGCTGGCCGAGCAGGAAAACGTCGACATCCGGCTGCACACCATCATTTACGAATTGACCGATGAAATTCAGCGCGCCATGCATGGCCTGCTCGAACCCACGTTCAAAGAATCCACCCTCGGTCACGCCGAAGTGCAGCAGACCTTCCGCATCCCCAAGGTGGGAACCGTCGCCGGCTGTCTCGTTAAAGACGGCAAATTGGTGCGCGATGGGCAGGTGCGCGTGATCCGCGATGGCGCAGTGGTCTACACCGGTAAGCTCACCTCTCTGCGGCGCTTCAAGGAGGATGCCGGTGAAGTTCGCGCCGGCATGGAGTGCGGCGCCTCCGTCGGCAACTTTAACGACATCAAGCAGGGTGACGTGCTGGAAGCCTTCACGATCGAGAAAGTTGCGCCCCTGCTGTCCTAA
- a CDS encoding CDGSH iron-sulfur domain-containing protein, with amino-acid sequence MPEVTITVRRYGSFKVEGPFRLVGSDGAEIPLPPLPLGKTAYSLCRCGMSKNKPFCDSSHKLCNFDGTEAHILEREKKAASSGS; translated from the coding sequence ATGCCTGAAGTCACCATTACTGTGCGGCGATACGGTTCGTTCAAGGTCGAAGGACCATTCCGGCTGGTTGGATCAGATGGTGCAGAGATCCCACTACCACCTCTGCCGCTGGGCAAAACGGCCTATTCGCTCTGTCGATGCGGCATGTCGAAGAATAAGCCCTTCTGCGATAGCAGCCACAAACTGTGCAATTTCGACGGCACGGAGGCTCACATCCTCGAACGCGAGAAGAAGGCAGCCAGTAGTGGCTCTTAA